A region from the Rosa rugosa chromosome 6, drRosRugo1.1, whole genome shotgun sequence genome encodes:
- the LOC133717790 gene encoding uncharacterized protein LOC133717790 encodes MKLRVHHSDYPIKSIRLDNTGEFTLKSFDDYCISLGIDAEHIVPYVHTQDGLANRILVMRTKLLVFAWGYAILHAAMLVPLRPTATQPYSALQLVTGYEPDVSHLLAFGYAVRVPIVPSQRTKLGPQRRMGIYVGYESPSIIRFLEPLTGDLFTARFADCYFDETVFPPLGGDKNVTVPDERRELTWKVPTMSHLDPRTAQCDNEVRRILDLQSVAQNMPDAFSDLAKVTRSHIPAANVPARIDVPVGRVVPDGRGTTMAANQSHIPAQKLGRPLGSKDSYPRKRVKPAQTNPLDIAISADPSHEIIPDYGSVLEETTLGDAPTSEPTPENREISVNYACLSEIWNRNEIIIDDIFVFAVATEIINNDDIEPRSVDNVNVETTGQNGKKQSRSN; translated from the coding sequence atgaaattgagggttcaccactcggattatcccataaagtctataagacttgataataccggagagtttacattgaagtctttcgatgattattgcatatcccttgggattgatgctgaacatatagttccctatgttcacacccaagatggtctcgcaaatagaatcttggtaatgcgcaccaagcttctagtttttgcgtggggctatgcaatcttgcatgcagctatgttggtcccgttgaggcccactgctacccaaccttactccgcgttacagttggtaactgggtacgaacctgatgtttcgcacttactcgcatttgggtatgcagtccgcgtgccaattgtgccgtcacaacgtacaaaattgggtcctcaacgaaGGATGGGCATATATGTCGGTTATGAATCCCCATCCATTATACGctttttagagcccttgacaggcgatctctttaccgctagatttgcggattgttactttgatgagacagtcttcccgccgttagggggagataagaacgttaccgttcctgatgaacgacgtgaattgacgtggaaagtccccactatgtctcatcttgatccccgaaccgcacaatgtgataatgaagtgcggagaattctagatctacagagtgtagcccaaaatatgccagacgctttctctgatctagctaaagtgacgagatcacatatacctgctgcaaatgtgcctgcaaggatagatgtccctgtaggacgcgtcgtcccagatggacgaggtacgaccatggcggctaaccagtcacatatccctgcccagaagctaggtagaccactaggttcgaaggattcttatccccggaagagggtaaaaccggcacaaacgaatccactagacatcgcgatctcagctgatccatctcacgagataattccagattatgggtccgtcctagaagagacaacgttgggggacgctccaacgtctgaacccactcccgagaatagagaaatctcggtaaattatgcatgcttaagtgagatctggaatcggaatgagattatcatcgatgatatatttgtattcgcagtagctaccgaaattataaataacgatgacatcgaacctcgctccgttgataatgtcaacgtagagacgactggccaaaatggaaagaagcaatccaggtcaaattag